From Jaculus jaculus isolate mJacJac1 chromosome 19, mJacJac1.mat.Y.cur, whole genome shotgun sequence, a single genomic window includes:
- the Trim46 gene encoding tripartite motif-containing protein 46 isoform X2, whose amino-acid sequence MSDAGSPEMEEWRQTSMKNMEKELLCPVCQEMYKQPLVLPCTHNVCQACARELLGQQGYIGHGCDPSSEPTSPASTPSTRSPRLSRRTLPKPDRLDRLLKSGFGTYPGRKRGALHPQVIMFPCPACQGDVELGERGLAGLFRNLTLERVVERYRQSVSVGGAILCQLCKPPPLEATKGCTECRATFCNECFKLFHPWGTQKAQHEPTLPTLSFRPKGLMCPDHKEEVTHYCKTCQRLVCQLCRVRRTHSGHKITPVLSAYQALKEKLAKSLTYILGNQDTVQTQICELEETIRHTEVAGQQAKEEVSQLVLGLGAVLEEKRASLLQAIEECQQERLARLSTQIQEHRSLLDGSGLVGYAQEVLKETDQPCFVQAAKQLHSRIARATEALQTFRPVASSNFRHCQLDVGREMKLLTELNFLRVPEAPVIDTQRTFAYDQIFLCWRLPPHSPPAWHYTVEFRRTDVPAQPGPTRWQRREEVRGTSALLENPDIGSVYVLRVRGCNKAGYGEYSEDVHLHTPPAPVLHFFLDGRWGASRERLAISKDQRAVRSVPGLPLLLAADRLLTGCHLSVDVVLGDVAVTQGRSYWACVVDPASYLVKVGVGLESKLQESFQGAPDVISPRYDPDSGHDSGAEDATVEASPPFAFLTIGMGKILLGSGASSNAGLTGRDGPTASCTVPLPPRLGICLDYERGRVSFLDAVSFRGLLECPLDCSGPVCPAFCFIGGGAVQLQEPVGTKPERKVTIGGFAKLD is encoded by the exons ATGTCAGATGCAGGTAGCCCAGAGATGGAAGAATGGAGACAG ACAAGCATGAAGAACATGGAGAAGGAACTGCTGTGCCCAGTGTGCCAAGAGATGTACAAGCAGCCGCTCGTGCTGCCCTGTACCCACAACGTGTGCCAAGCCTGTGCCCGGGAGCTGTTGGGGCAGCAGGGCTACATAGGCCACGGGTGCGACCCCAGTTCGGAGCCCACTTCTCCGGCTTCCACCCCTTCCACCCGCAGCCCCCGCCTTTCCCGGAGAACTCTCCCCAAGCCAGATCGTTTGGACCGGCTGCTTAAGTCAG GCTTCGGGACATATCCCGGGAGGAAGCGAGGTGCCTTGCACCCCCAGGTGATCATGTTTCCGTGCCCAGCCTGCCAGGGCGACGTGGAGCTGGGGGAGCGGGGCCTCGCAGGGCTTTTCCGGAATCTGACTCTGGAGCGCGTGGTGGAGCGGTACCGGCAGAGCGTGAGCGTGGGGGGCGCCATCCTGTGCCAGCTGTGCAAGCCCCCCCCACTGGAAGCCACCAAGGGCTGCACGGAGTGTCGCGCCACCTTCTGCAATGAGTGCTTCAAGCTCTTCCACCCCTGGGGCACTCAGAAGGCCCAGCACGAGCCCACCCTACCCACCCTCTCCTTCCGCCCTAAG GGCCTGATGTGCCCTGATCATAAGGAAGAGGTGACCCACTACTGCAAGACCTGTCAACGGCTGGTATGCCAACTCTGCAGGGTGCGGCGCACCCACAGCGGGCACAAGATCACACCAGTGCTCAGCGCCTACCAGGCTCTCAAG GAGAAGCTGGCAAAGAGCCTGACATACATCTTGGGAAATCAGGACACGGTGCAGACCCAGATCTGTGAGCTGGAGGAGACCATCAGGCACACTGAG GTGGCTGGACAGCAGGCAAAGGAGGAAGTGTCACAGCTGGTCCTAGGACTGGGCGCCGTGCTGGAGGAGAAACGGGCCTCGCTGCTTCAGGCCATTGAAGAGTGCCAGCAAGAACGCTTGGCCCGGCTCAGCACCCAGATCCAGGAGCACCGGAGCCTGCTGGACGGCTCAGGTCTGGTGGGTTATGCCCAGGAAGTGCTTAAGGAAACCGACCAGCCTTGCTTTGTTCAAGCAGCCAAGCAGCTGCACAGCAG GATTGCCCGAGCCACCGAGGCCCTCCAGACATTCCGGCCAGTTGCCAGCTCCAACTTCCGCCATTGCCAGCTGGACGTGGGGCGTGAGATGAAGCTGCTGACAGAGCTGAACTTCCTGAGAG TGCCCGAAGCTCCTGTCATCGACACCCAGCGCACCTTTGCCTACGACCAGATCTTCCTGTGCTGGCGGCTGCCCCCCCACTCGCCACCCGCCTGGCACTACACTGTTGAGTTCCGGCGCACGGACGTGCCTGCCCAGCCAGGTCCTACCCGCTGGCAGCGGCGGGAGGAGGTGAGGGGCACGAGCGCTCTTCTGGAGAACCCCGACATAGGCTCCGTGTATGTGCTGCGCGTCCGTGGCTGCAACAAGGCGGGCTACGGGGAGTACAGCGAGGACGTGCACCTGCACACGCCGCCCGCGCCCG TCCTGCACTTCTTCCTTGATGGCCGCTGGGGTGCCAGCCGAGAGCGGCTGGCCATCAGCAAGGACCAGCGAGCGGTGCGGAGTGTTCCGGGGCTGCCCCTGCTGTTGGCTGCTGACCGGCTGCTCACGGGCTGCCACCTGAGTGTGGACGTGGTCCTGGGCGATGTGGCTGTGACCCAGGGCCGCAGCTACTGGGCCTGTGTCGTAGACCCTGcctcctacttggtcaaggtgggcGTCGGGCTGGAGAGCAAGCTTCAGGAAAGCTTCCAGGGTGCCCCCGATGTGATCAGCCCCAG GTACGACCCGGACAGTGGGCATGACAGCGGTGCTGAGGATGCCACCGTGGAGGCCTCGCCGCCCTTTGCTTTCCTGACCATTGGCATGGGCAAGATCCTGCTGGGCTCTGGAGCGAGCTCAAATGCAGGGCTGACAGGGCGGGATGGCCCGACAGCCAGCTGCACGGTGCCCCTGCCACCCCGCCTGGGCATCTGCCTGGACTACGAGCGGGGCCGGGTTTCCTTCCTGGATGCTGTGTCCTTCCGCGGACTCCTGGAGTGCCCGCTGGACTGCTCGGGGCCCGTGTGCCCTGCCTTCTGCTTCATTGGTGGGGGTGCGGTACAGCTGCAAGAGCCTGTGGGCACCAAGCCTGAGAGGAAAGTCACCATTGGGGGCTTTGCCAAACTGGACTGA
- the Trim46 gene encoding tripartite motif-containing protein 46 isoform X4, which translates to MKNMEKELLCPVCQEMYKQPLVLPCTHNVCQACARELLGQQGYIGHGCDPSSEPTSPASTPSTRSPRLSRRTLPKPDRLDRLLKSGFGTYPGRKRGALHPQVIMFPCPACQGDVELGERGLAGLFRNLTLERVVERYRQSVSVGGAILCQLCKPPPLEATKGCTECRATFCNECFKLFHPWGTQKAQHEPTLPTLSFRPKGLMCPDHKEEVTHYCKTCQRLVCQLCRVRRTHSGHKITPVLSAYQALKEKLAKSLTYILGNQDTVQTQICELEETIRHTEVAGQQAKEEVSQLVLGLGAVLEEKRASLLQAIEECQQERLARLSTQIQEHRSLLDGSGLVGYAQEVLKETDQPCFVQAAKQLHSRIARATEALQTFRPVASSNFRHCQLDVGREMKLLTELNFLRVPEAPVIDTQRTFAYDQIFLCWRLPPHSPPAWHYTVEFRRTDVPAQPGPTRWQRREEVRGTSALLENPDIGSVYVLRVRGCNKAGYGEYSEDVHLHTPPAPVLHFFLDGRWGASRERLAISKDQRAVRSVPGLPLLLAADRLLTGCHLSVDVVLGDVAVTQGRSYWACVVDPASYLVKVGVGLESKLQESFQGAPDVISPRYDPDSGHDSGAEDATVEASPPFAFLTIGMGKILLGSGASSNAGLTGRDGPTASCTVPLPPRLGICLDYERGRVSFLDAVSFRGLLECPLDCSGPVCPAFCFIGGGAVQLQEPVGTKPERKVTIGGFAKLD; encoded by the exons ATGAAGAACATGGAGAAGGAACTGCTGTGCCCAGTGTGCCAAGAGATGTACAAGCAGCCGCTCGTGCTGCCCTGTACCCACAACGTGTGCCAAGCCTGTGCCCGGGAGCTGTTGGGGCAGCAGGGCTACATAGGCCACGGGTGCGACCCCAGTTCGGAGCCCACTTCTCCGGCTTCCACCCCTTCCACCCGCAGCCCCCGCCTTTCCCGGAGAACTCTCCCCAAGCCAGATCGTTTGGACCGGCTGCTTAAGTCAG GCTTCGGGACATATCCCGGGAGGAAGCGAGGTGCCTTGCACCCCCAGGTGATCATGTTTCCGTGCCCAGCCTGCCAGGGCGACGTGGAGCTGGGGGAGCGGGGCCTCGCAGGGCTTTTCCGGAATCTGACTCTGGAGCGCGTGGTGGAGCGGTACCGGCAGAGCGTGAGCGTGGGGGGCGCCATCCTGTGCCAGCTGTGCAAGCCCCCCCCACTGGAAGCCACCAAGGGCTGCACGGAGTGTCGCGCCACCTTCTGCAATGAGTGCTTCAAGCTCTTCCACCCCTGGGGCACTCAGAAGGCCCAGCACGAGCCCACCCTACCCACCCTCTCCTTCCGCCCTAAG GGCCTGATGTGCCCTGATCATAAGGAAGAGGTGACCCACTACTGCAAGACCTGTCAACGGCTGGTATGCCAACTCTGCAGGGTGCGGCGCACCCACAGCGGGCACAAGATCACACCAGTGCTCAGCGCCTACCAGGCTCTCAAG GAGAAGCTGGCAAAGAGCCTGACATACATCTTGGGAAATCAGGACACGGTGCAGACCCAGATCTGTGAGCTGGAGGAGACCATCAGGCACACTGAG GTGGCTGGACAGCAGGCAAAGGAGGAAGTGTCACAGCTGGTCCTAGGACTGGGCGCCGTGCTGGAGGAGAAACGGGCCTCGCTGCTTCAGGCCATTGAAGAGTGCCAGCAAGAACGCTTGGCCCGGCTCAGCACCCAGATCCAGGAGCACCGGAGCCTGCTGGACGGCTCAGGTCTGGTGGGTTATGCCCAGGAAGTGCTTAAGGAAACCGACCAGCCTTGCTTTGTTCAAGCAGCCAAGCAGCTGCACAGCAG GATTGCCCGAGCCACCGAGGCCCTCCAGACATTCCGGCCAGTTGCCAGCTCCAACTTCCGCCATTGCCAGCTGGACGTGGGGCGTGAGATGAAGCTGCTGACAGAGCTGAACTTCCTGAGAG TGCCCGAAGCTCCTGTCATCGACACCCAGCGCACCTTTGCCTACGACCAGATCTTCCTGTGCTGGCGGCTGCCCCCCCACTCGCCACCCGCCTGGCACTACACTGTTGAGTTCCGGCGCACGGACGTGCCTGCCCAGCCAGGTCCTACCCGCTGGCAGCGGCGGGAGGAGGTGAGGGGCACGAGCGCTCTTCTGGAGAACCCCGACATAGGCTCCGTGTATGTGCTGCGCGTCCGTGGCTGCAACAAGGCGGGCTACGGGGAGTACAGCGAGGACGTGCACCTGCACACGCCGCCCGCGCCCG TCCTGCACTTCTTCCTTGATGGCCGCTGGGGTGCCAGCCGAGAGCGGCTGGCCATCAGCAAGGACCAGCGAGCGGTGCGGAGTGTTCCGGGGCTGCCCCTGCTGTTGGCTGCTGACCGGCTGCTCACGGGCTGCCACCTGAGTGTGGACGTGGTCCTGGGCGATGTGGCTGTGACCCAGGGCCGCAGCTACTGGGCCTGTGTCGTAGACCCTGcctcctacttggtcaaggtgggcGTCGGGCTGGAGAGCAAGCTTCAGGAAAGCTTCCAGGGTGCCCCCGATGTGATCAGCCCCAG GTACGACCCGGACAGTGGGCATGACAGCGGTGCTGAGGATGCCACCGTGGAGGCCTCGCCGCCCTTTGCTTTCCTGACCATTGGCATGGGCAAGATCCTGCTGGGCTCTGGAGCGAGCTCAAATGCAGGGCTGACAGGGCGGGATGGCCCGACAGCCAGCTGCACGGTGCCCCTGCCACCCCGCCTGGGCATCTGCCTGGACTACGAGCGGGGCCGGGTTTCCTTCCTGGATGCTGTGTCCTTCCGCGGACTCCTGGAGTGCCCGCTGGACTGCTCGGGGCCCGTGTGCCCTGCCTTCTGCTTCATTGGTGGGGGTGCGGTACAGCTGCAAGAGCCTGTGGGCACCAAGCCTGAGAGGAAAGTCACCATTGGGGGCTTTGCCAAACTGGACTGA